The genomic interval AACGGGGGCATCTGGGAAGCAACCTCGGCGGCAGTCGATGGTTTGTCTATCACCGGCCCGGCTCCGCTGTCTGTTCTTAGCAATCCAACGGTCGTGAAAGGTACGGGCAATGCCTTCGAGGGACAGATCGGCCAGATAAAGGTACTGGATCACCTCTACAATTCCCTCGGACAGGCTACAGCGACGGGAGCGATAGGGAATGGGGCGACGACCTTTTCGAGCAACCTCTCCTACCAGTCCACCTTCCCTGCCGGTGTTCAAGAGGGAGTGCTTGTCCTCTCGACCTTTAGCGCGAAGAACGGCGTGTTGACGGCGGTAATGGAAAAAGTGCTGATCAAGGGCGTAGACTAGAGAGCATTGACTAGCTCACCATGTCTTCGGTGAACCAGATCCAACCGTTCGGGTCCACGTAGACACCGATGCCGATGCGGTGCAGCGTCGTGCTGAAGAGGTGGATGCGGTGCCAGCCATCCGGGGGTTCGTGGGCCATGCTTTCCTGTACGGAGTAGACTCCCGCCCAGGGAGTCGGGTATGGCCCGGCCTCGCCGATGTTCTCGCCGCAGTCATTCAGGCCGGCGAAGCCCTCATTGGCGATGCGCTGGTACTGCGTCATACCATCGGGACAGGTGTGGCTGAAGCCGCAGTGATACATGTTCCAGCTGTGCAGCAACGCGCCGGATGCCAGGGTGTTATTCCAGGCGAACGGGGGCAGGCCACAGGCGGCACGATCACTATTGATCAATTGGAAGAGCTGCCAGGTGAGTTGCTGCGCTTCACTGGAGGTAGGCGCGGGACCGTAGGGAGCGTCCAGTGAGCCATTCGCCGGCGGCACGTGCGTGGTATCGTTGCTGTAGGTGATGCAGTTCGATGGCGGTGGTGGAGTAGGCCCGCCCGGTGTAACAGTAGGGTGAGGAGTATTTATAGTGGGCTGTACATGCGGCGTGGGAGCCGTCTTCTGACTGGGGATGGAGAACTGGGGCGGTGTTGGTGTAGGCAAAGACTGCACACCGGTCTGGCTGATCGAATAACTGGTGAAATTGCTCGACGACGAGGATTGATAGACGACCTGAGATCCGCATGCCGCCAGCAATACCATCAACGCGAGGCATAATAGACTCCACCAGATTTTCTTCACGCTACGGCGCCTTTCCAGTTCAGATACAAACTCCTCCGTTACTTACTGTCTTTACAGAGTGTAGCATGTTCTGACAAGATACAATGTTTGAGTAGCATGAATCTGGTACTTTTGTGGGAGAATCCGGTTGATTTTTATTGGAGCGGAGCTGCCGCGTCTCCGCTCCCGCCCTTACTGGCCTGAGCCGTTTTTTATGCCGCCCCAGGAGGGCTGGCGAAGCCAGAACGCTTGCACAGCAGATCGGCATTGCGGCGCAGGCGGTCGATGATATTGCGGCGCAGGCGATAAATTTCCTCGATATCGTTGAACTCCTGGCCGCAGAACTGGACGATCTCCCTGGGCTTGAGGCCACAGTGATAGAGCAGGTAGGCCACGCGTCGCTGGCGCTCATCCGGGAGCAGGTAGCGAATGGTCTGCCAGAGCTCACCGGTTTCATACTCGTCTTCGCATGAAAGCGTTCCCGGTTCATCGCCATCAGGTAACCCAACAATACTTGATCGCGCGTAGGTGCGCAGCGTATCCACGATTACCGCGTGCAGGCTGACGCGCAGGTACTTCAACGCGGCGCCCAGAGCAGGAAAAGCGATTTGCTGCCTATCGGTCGTGGCTTGCCAGAAGCGCGCAAAGCCCTGCGCGACATAGTTTTCGTCGCTTTCAAGACGATACGCGACCCGTCGTAAAGGGTGGCAATACAGCCACTGGTACATTAACTGTGCGAAGCACTGCTGCAGACCTTCCCATGCCAGGCTATCCCGTTGCATCAGTGCGCGATGGAACAGGGCCAGGCTGTAGTCACCGTTGGATGGCTCTCCGCGCTTATAACTTTGTAGCTCCCTGATGCATCCTTCTATCAGTGTGCGTGTATCCATATCATGTAGTGCGTCTGAAAACATATTCGTCTCTCCTCGTTCGACTCCGTGGCAATCACTTTTAACCCTGCGCTAAGTGTAGCAGGCATCGAACAAGGAATATATCGTATTTATACGTCTATTTTTGGATACGTCTGTACGTAATCGAGTACGTAATCGGGGGATCAGCAGAGGTCATGTTCTTCCACATAGCGAGTGGCTGCAATGCGCGAAGCGATGGTGCTTGTTTCTCCACCTGCGGAGACCTGCGTCCTGCTGACCGAAATCTTGCTGTAGGCGCGGGTAAGATAGGTGTTGACGGTGCGCGGGCTGATTTGCAGCCTGCTGGCTATCTCGCGGTAGGTCAACCCCTCGGCGATCATGCAGAGCATCTGAACTTCGCGATGGGTAAGTCCATCGGGATATTTGGGCGGTGGAGGCGTGCCCACGACCGGCTGCAGGCGGGGAGCGACCAGCACCTGGGCGGGCGTCAACTGGCGCCCCTCGCTCCTGGCGGCAGCGAAGGCTCTTTTACCCAGTTGATGTTGCGCGTTCTCCAGCAGGCGAGTATATTCATCTCGTTCGGCGGGAAGCATTCCGGTTGAAATATCCATCCATTTCTCTACGGCTCCAAGCAGGCGCGCGACTTGCGCGGGTTGCCCCTCTGCTCCGGCAACCAGGGCCAGGCCGTAGAGGTTCCAGCCAATGCGCTCCTTGCTGTCCAACTCTATAGCATGAGAGAGCGCTTCACGATACCAGACTAAGGCCTGGGGGAAATTGCCCTGGCGAATGGCCGTGTATCCCAATGTATTGAGTACCTTATTGATAAGCAATTGATCGCCCAACTCGCGAGCAAGTTTGAGAGCATCCAGAGCATTACTGGCCAATGTTGGTTCTCCTTGCAAGGCGGAGAAGTAATCGAGATTATTCAGCGTGATCGCCATCAAATGTTTATCATTGAGCTCCCTGGCGAAGGAGAGGCTTTCACGGT from Ktedonobacteraceae bacterium carries:
- a CDS encoding CAP domain-containing protein produces the protein MKKIWWSLLCLALMVLLAACGSQVVYQSSSSSNFTSYSISQTGVQSLPTPTPPQFSIPSQKTAPTPHVQPTINTPHPTVTPGGPTPPPPSNCITYSNDTTHVPPANGSLDAPYGPAPTSSEAQQLTWQLFQLINSDRAACGLPPFAWNNTLASGALLHSWNMYHCGFSHTCPDGMTQYQRIANEGFAGLNDCGENIGEAGPYPTPWAGVYSVQESMAHEPPDGWHRIHLFSTTLHRIGIGVYVDPNGWIWFTEDMVS